The following nucleotide sequence is from Halobaculum sp. MBLA0147.
CGACCAGCGAGTTCGCCTTCTTCCGGAGCGTCCTGGACGGGCTCGTCGCCGAGTCGGTCCCGGAACACGGCGTCGGGACGGCGGAGGTCCACGACCGGATCGTGTCGGCGCTACGCGGTACCGACACCGGTGCGGTGGTCGCCGTCGACCACGTCGGGGAGGCGGGGAGTCTCGACGCCGAGAGTCTCGTCGAGTTGGTCGCGGAGCTGCCGAGTAACACGAGTTGGCTCGCCGTCGGGCGCACGCCACCGGCGGAGACGCTGCTGTCGGCGTACACCGGGTCGACGGTCGCGTTCGACCCGTACGACACCCAAGTGCTGGTCGACGTGTTGACGACGCGAGCCGCGACGGGACTGACGCGGCGGGGGCTGCCCCACGAGGCCGCGCGACGGATCGCCGAGTGGGCAGACGGTGACGCTCACGACGCGCTCGCGGCGCTGTTCGTCGCCGCCGACCGAGCGGTCGAGAGAGACGACCTCCAGATCACGCCGAGGGACGTGGACGACGCCCTCGACGCCGTTCCACGGCCGAGTGTCTCCGTGTCGCGGCTGTTCGCGCTCCCGACGAACAAACGGCGAGTCGTGCGGGCGCTCACCGACCTGTCGGCCGACGAACGGTGTTCCGTGAGTCGGACGACGACGGCGGTGACCGGCCACCCGCTCGTCGACCTCTCGGAGAACACCGTCGAACGGTTCCTGTACGAACTCGCGGAACTCGGCGTCGTCGAGCGCGTGCGAGCGCCCGACGCGACGAGTAGCGGGCGCCCACCGAGTCGCGTCGAACTCCGCTTCGCACCGACGCTGTTCCGACGACTGTACGACCGGCGACGGTGAGTCTGTCCGCACCACGAGACAGGTGTGAGACGGAACGGACACGAGCGGCGTGAGACGCCAGCGACACACGGGCGATTCCGACTCGAATTGATTTTCGACCGCCGGATCCCCAGGACTGCGCCCTACTGTGTGTGGTAGAGACACATCTATTTCCAGCCAGAGCGTTTCGTTGCTGTTAAATTCTCTCTGAACACCGCTCCTAACGTGAGAGACCCGGTCGGCCGAGCGCTCGGGGGGGCCGTACTCGTCGGCTTGGCAGTGGCCGGTCTCGGGTGGCCGGCGGTCGCTGCCACGGTCGGGTTGGCGCCCGACACCCCACACTGGGGTGTCACCGTCGCGTTGGGCTTCCCACTGGTCGTGGGCACCGTGTTCGTCGGCTACCTCTGGGAGGCACGCGACCACGAGCACTGGGGTCACCTGTTGGAGTACGCCGGCACCGGCGGCCTCCTCGGGGCCGCGGTGCTCGTCGTCCCGGGACTCGTGATCGTCCTCCAGCAACGAGCCGTCGGCGCGTCGATCCGCAACGCAGACGTGTTCCTCGTCGAACTCGCACTCGGCGGTGCGGTGGTCGGTCTCGCCGCCGGCCACCTCTACGCCGTGAGTCGCGCAGAGCGGAAGCGGCTCGAACGCCGCGAGACGGCAGTCGAGCGACACAGACAGCGCCTCTCGGTGCTGAATCGGGTGTTGCGTCACGACGTGCGCAACCACATGAACGTCGTCTTGGGGAGTGTCGCACAGCTCCCGGACGAGGAGGTGCCGAGAGAGCCCCTGGATCGGGTCAGACGCCACAGTCGGAAGATTCTCGAGATCAGCGAGAACGTCCACCACATCGAGTCGTTGACCAGAGGTGCGCCGGGGCCGCGGGCGACGGTGAACCTCGTCGACACCGTTCGCGCTGTCGTCGCGGAGACGCAGCGCGAGCACCCGGCGGCGACGCTGACGGTGACGACACCGGAGGCTGCCTACGTCGAGTCGGCCGGACATCTCCAGGCGGCCGTCGAGAACGTCGTCGAGAACGCGGTGGAACACAACGACGCCGACGAGCCGCGGGTGGACGTGACGGTCGAGGTCGACGAGGCGAACCAGACGGTGGATCTCTCGGTTGTCGACGACGGGCCCGGGTTCCCGGAACAGGAACGGACCGTGTTCGAGCGCGGGACGGAGACGGACCTCCACCACAGCGACGGACTCGGACTGTGGGTGGTGCGGTGGATCGTCGACGACGCCGACGGGCGGCTGCAGATCGAGAACAAGGCAGATCGGGGTGCCGTCGTCACCGTCCGCCTACCGCTTGCTCGGGCGGACGGAGAGACAGAGTCCGAGCGAGGAACCAACGGTGCGGACGCCCCGCAGTCGAGCAGGAACGCGGCGGGAGCCGCCGTCGGCCCTGACGGAGCCGCCGTCGTCGGTGGGGACGACACCTCGAAGTAGCTGCGTCTCGCCCGCGTCGGTATGTGGGATCTGACACACCCGATCGAGTCGGGGATGCAGACGTTCCCCGGCGATCCGCCGGTCGCCGTCACCTCGGCGGCGACTGTCGACGAGGACGGCTACGCGGTCCGGACCGTCGAACTCGGGAGTCACACCGGGACACACGTCGACGCACCGGCACACGTCGTCGCCGACGGACGGACACTGGACGAGTACGAGCCGTCCGCGTTCGTGTTCGACGCCGCCGTCGTCGACTGCCGCGACCTGGGTGCGCGAGCGGCGATTCCACCGGACCGCGTCCCGACCGACGACGCGCTCGACTGTGTCGTGTTCCACACCGGCTGGGACGACCACTGGGGAACCGACGCCTACCGCGACCACCCGTCCGTCTCGCCCGCCGCCGCCGAGGTGTGTGTCGAGCGCGGACTCGCTGTGGCGACGGACACACTCAACCCCGACCCGACGCCGAGTCCGGCCGCCGGCCCCGACGAGCCGGACGGGGTGCCGGTCCACGAGACCGTGTTGGGCGCCGGGCTGCTCGTGATCGAGAACCTCACCGGGCTGGAGAGCGTGCCAGATCGGTTCCGTCTGTCCGCGCAACCGCTCGCGCTCGGGGGTGACGGTGCCCCGGTCCGTGCCGTCGGGCGAGTGCCGTGAACGGACGACGTGTGGACGCCGTGTGCCGTCGGGCGAGTGCCGTGAACGGACGACGTGTGGACGCCGTGTGCCGTCGGGCGAGTGCCGTGAACGGACGGCGTGTGGACGACGTGTGCCGTCGGGCGAGTGCCGTGAACGGACGGCGTGTGGACGCCGTGTGCCGTCGGGCGAGTGCCGTGAACGGACGGCGTGTGGACGCCGTGTGCCGTCGGGCGAGTGCCGTGAACGGACGGCGTGTGGACGACGTGTGCCGTCGGGCGAGTGCCGTGAACGGACGGCGTGTGGACGACGTGTGCCGTCGGACGAGTGCCGTGAACGGACGGCGTGGCGAGGGTGCTCCACCCCGGCAGAGCGGTCACTCGGAGCGGAGGTCCGCGACGGCCCGCTCGACGTGGTCGACGATCGCCGGGTGTGGGTGACTCTGCGGGTGGCGATCGGCGATCTCGTCGAGCGCGTCACGCACCGTCGTCTCCGTCCCCTCCCGGAGTGCGAGTCCGGCGGCGGCAACACCCACCGAGCGAGACGCCCCCGCCGAACAGTGGACGAACACCGTCTCGCCCGCCGTCAGTCGATCGCGGAGTGTCTCGACCGCGTGGCGAGTGTCGGCCAGATCGTTCTGTGGACCGTCGAGGAGCGGGACACGCTCGACGCGAACCGACTCCGGGTACGGGCGATCGGGGTCCGCGTGCGCCAGCGAGAGCACCGTGTCGATCCCGGCACGCTCGTAGTTCTCGTGACGTGCCGCGTGCTGGATGTCGCCCACGTACAGCTCGTCTCGGATCGGAGTCACGTCTCGCGTCGAGTTCCCGAACCGACAAATCTCTTCGGTCGCGGCGACACGTCTCTGCGGTCACACCGGCGACGACCGCCGGTCGCGGCGAGGTGTCGTCCGTACACGACGCTCGCCGTCTTCGATCGCGGAACACGACTCGCGTCGTCTCCGAGTGTGAGACGCGACTCGCGTCGTCTCCGAGTGTGAGACACGACCCGAACGGATATACTGATCGCTACACCACTGGAGTCTGTGTCCGAACTGTCCAGCCGACGGCGGTACGGACTGTGGGTGCGTGTGGTCGTCGCCACACTCGTGGTCGCGCTCCTCGGCGTCGCGCTCGTCGCGGCGGAGGCGACGCTGATCGGCGTCGTCGCCTACGCCGTGCTGCGTGTCGGCGGCGGCGCACTCGGTGTTCTCGGCGCCGACCCGACCGCCGCGCTCGTCGGAGCGGCGGTCGGCTGTGGCGGTCTCCTCTGGGTCGTCGGCGCAGTCCACCGGACGGCAGAGCGTGCCGACGAGGGATTCGCGTTCGCTCCGCGACTACTCGCGTACGCCTACGTCTCGCTGTTCGGCGCCTCGGTGTGGGTCGTCTGGTACGGGTTCCAACAGTTCGGTGTGCCACGGTGGGCACAGGTGCTGTCGGGACTGTTGTTGATCGCCTCCTTCTACCCGGCGATGGGATACATGGCGAGTCGAGCGGGCTTCGAGACGGACCTCGAGGCACAGACAGACTCGGAGGCGTACCCGTGGCGCGAAGACGCGGACGAGTCGCCACCGGAGAGTGGGTACGGAGCCGTCGGCTCGCTGCTCGCGGCTGCCGACACGAGTGGGGGTCGACTCCGGACGCTCGTCGGCGTGGTCGTCGTCCTCCCGCAGTGGGTCGCCGTCGGGACGCGCGAGCGCCTGCGAGGGGCCGGTGCTCGGGTGGCGGCGGGGGCGTCGGAGCTCCGAACGACCGCGGCGGAGTGGATCGGGTTCGGTCGCCGCGTCGTCGCCGTCGGGACGGAGCCGCTACGTGCCTCCTACCGGCGAGTCGGTGTCGTCGGCCCGGTCGCCGTCGTCGCCGTCCTCGTCGGGGGAGTCGCGACGCTGTGGCTCGCCGCCCGTCGTGGCGATCCGACCAGACTGTACAGACCGACGGCAGCCGTCCTCGCCGTCGTCGCCACCACGGCACACGTCGCCGGTGACCTGCGGTCCGAGTTGATCGAGAGTTCCGTCCTCGTCGACCTCGAAGAGCGACTCGGGACGGCGACTGTGGAGTCCAACCGGAACGACGGGAACGCGCCCGAGGGATCGGCACCGACGGCGGTAGTCGGGACGGGCGAAGGGTCGGACGCCGTCGCCACGCTGGACCGCCGACTGACGCGACTCGCCGGACAGGCGTCGATCCCGACGCCCGACCTGCAGGTGCTCGACACGCGGAGTCCGGTCGCGGCCGCGGTGGGGTACCGGGTGTCGGACGCGACGGTGGTCGTGTCGACGGGACTCGTCGAGGCGCTCGACGAGAGAGAGCTGGACGCGGTGTTGGCACACGAGGTGGCACACGTCGCCAACCGAGACACTGCCGTCCTGACGGCGCTGTCGTTCCCGCGTGTCGCTGCACGTCGGGTGTTCCGGCGGTACACGCTCAACCCACTGTTCGTCGTGTTCGCCCTGGTCGCCGGGACGACGAGTCGACTGTGTGTCGCCGTCGTCGCCCGAGCCCGAGAGCACGCGGCGGACGACGGGGGGATCGCGATCACCGGCGACCCCGCCGCACTCGCGAGTGCACTCGCGACGCTCGACGAGACGGTCGGCCACCGCGCCGCGGAGGATCTCCGCTCGGCGGCCGCCTTCTCCGTGGTTCCACCGGCGTGGGAGGACCACCGCTTCTTCGACCGGACCCGCCGTCTGATCCAGCGTGGGCTCTTCGGGACACACCCGGACACGAGCGAGCGGATCGAGCGGCTCCGCGAGCGGACCCGCGAGCTGGAGCGAAGTGGGTGACACTCGCGAGGTGGAACAGGGCAGGTGAGACGAGGAGGTGACACTCGCGAGGTGGAACAGGGCAGGTGAGACAGGGCGAATGCCGATGGCTCGGCCTCCGGTGACGTTCGGGTGAGGTGCCGGTCGGTGTCGAGACCCGTCGTCACCACACGTCGAGACGCGGTGTCGTCACGAGGTCTGTCCGGTCCGCGGGCAGAGACCCACCGACGGCGAAAGCCGTTTTCGTGTGAGACGCGGAGGAGAGAGCAGTGGTACTCGACAGGGGACGGACGGAGCTACCGAGCACCCGACGGATCGTCGGGACTGGCGCGGTCGTCGCGACCGGTCTGGTGTGTTGGTACGCCGGCAGTGTGATCTCGACGACGGGTGTTCCGGGTGTGGTCGGCGTGGAGACAGACCTCGCGGAGATCGTCGCGCGCGTCGTCTACACGGTCGCGACACTGCTGGTGGCGACCGCCGTCGTCCGGGCCGCCGACGACTCGTCGATCGTACTCGAAGATCGGGCGGTCTTCACGCCCCATCAGACGGAGGTCGCGTACCGCGCCGCACAGGTCGCGGCGTTCGGCGGCGCCACCGCACTCGTCGTCGTCGGCGTCTGGGGTGTCAGTCTGACGAACGTGCTCTTGGGCGCCGGTGTGACGAGCGTCGTGGTCGCACTCGCGGCACGACAGACGCTCTCGTCGGTGTTCGCCGGCCTGACGCTGATCTCCACGGACGTGTTCCGCGTCGGCGACTGGGTGAAGATCGACAGCCGGTTCGGGAAGATCGAGCAGATCTCGCTGTTCAACACGACGATGGAGAGTCCACGCGGCGAGACACACGTCATCCCGAACGACGAGGTGATCACGCGGGACATCACCAACCTCGGGAAGGGCCGGTACCGCAACGACGTGCTGGTCGGCGTCGCCTACGAGACGGACATCGACCACGCCACGGGTGTCTGCGACGAGGTGCTGAAGGAGTTGACCGACGACGACGAGACGAACATCGACGGGTACCAGCCGACGACGGTGAAGGACTTCGACGACTCCCAGATCACGCTCGCGGTCAAGATGTGGGTCGACGAGCCGAAGCCGATGGCGATCAACCGCGCACAGACGGCCGTCCTCGCGGGGATCCAGGACCGCTTCGCCGAGGAGGACATCACGATCCCGTTCCCGCAACGCACCGTCGTCGAACGGGACGCGACGGCGTGACGTGCGGTGGGACTGCGGGGGCGACGAGTCGGTCTGGGCTAGGTTCGTGCTCGCGGCCGCGGTCGGTGTGATTCACACCCACGGGGTCCCGTCCCGCGGGTGCGGTACACTCTTGTGACCGGTCTCGCAGGTCGGAGTCGTGACAGACGCGGACCAGTACACCGAGGCGTTCGCACAGTTCTACGAGGCGACTCACCGCGACCGCGAGGTGGGTGACGAGACGTTCTACACCGAGGCGGCACGCGACGCCGACGGGCCGGTGTTGGAGGGTGCCTGTGGCACCGGGCGGCTCTACCTGGAGTTGCTGCGGGCGGGTGTCGACGCCGACGGGTTCGACGTGTCGCCGGCGATGCTGGACATCCTCCGCGAGACGGCCGCCGACGAGGGGCTCGACCCCTCGGTGTGGCAGGGGGACCTTCGCTCGCCCGGTGCCGACCGGACGTACGAACTCGTCTTCGTGCCGTACAACTCCTTCGCAGCGCTGACTACGGTGGAGGATCAGCTCACGGGACTGCGGGCACTGTACGACCTGCTCGAACCAGGTGGCCGGTTGCTGTTCGACGCCTTCGTCCCACGGTACGAGGTGATCGCCGACTCGTTCGGCGAGTGGCAGCCGGTCCGGGAGGTGACGTACGACGGCGAGACGCTCCGTGGCCGGACGAAGACCACCGTCGAGAGCGAGGTGGCGCAGACCTACCGCGGAGAACGCCAGTTGCTGTCCACCGACGACGAGGTCGTCGCGACGGAGTCGTACGTCAGCGCCCACCTGCCCCCACAGCAGGTCGAACTGTTGGCGCGTCGGTCCCCGTTCGAGACGTGGACGAGCTACGGCGGGTTCGACGGCGAACCCCTCGAAGACGGCGCGAGTGTGCAGGTGTGGGAGTTGGAACGAGAGGGGTGAGTTCCGACACAGTCTCTCGTCCTCGTCCCCTGTTCCCGCGACACCTGCTGGGTCGCCTGGGCGAAGCGGCCGAGGTTCAGACCGAGGTGATCCCACTTCGTAGAGTCACGTTGGCTACCCCGCCACGAGCCCACCGTCACCGTCGTACGACAGCGCGACCACGCGCCCGTCGCCGTAGCGGACGAGCACCTCCGCACGCCCGTCGCCGTCCGTGTCCGTGACCGTCGAGAACGTCCAGATCGGCACCGCGCGCTCGTAGACGGCCCGTTGGGCGCCGGTCTCGGGCGAGAGCACCGCCACGCTCCCGTCGTTGGTGACCGCGACGAGT
It contains:
- a CDS encoding Cdc6/Cdc18 family protein, with product MNLRDRVERRRRDTAGPDLVRDWEALSPLVHVGEPSNRGPVVERLLDHLDPVFEDRLPPNGYVHGPAGTGKSAVVTALFEQLAAQPGAGRSVMYTTTRAEPRRQLQFVTVDGRTATSEFAFFRSVLDGLVAESVPEHGVGTAEVHDRIVSALRGTDTGAVVAVDHVGEAGSLDAESLVELVAELPSNTSWLAVGRTPPAETLLSAYTGSTVAFDPYDTQVLVDVLTTRAATGLTRRGLPHEAARRIAEWADGDAHDALAALFVAADRAVERDDLQITPRDVDDALDAVPRPSVSVSRLFALPTNKRRVVRALTDLSADERCSVSRTTTAVTGHPLVDLSENTVERFLYELAELGVVERVRAPDATSSGRPPSRVELRFAPTLFRRLYDRRR
- a CDS encoding sensor histidine kinase, giving the protein MRDPVGRALGGAVLVGLAVAGLGWPAVAATVGLAPDTPHWGVTVALGFPLVVGTVFVGYLWEARDHEHWGHLLEYAGTGGLLGAAVLVVPGLVIVLQQRAVGASIRNADVFLVELALGGAVVGLAAGHLYAVSRAERKRLERRETAVERHRQRLSVLNRVLRHDVRNHMNVVLGSVAQLPDEEVPREPLDRVRRHSRKILEISENVHHIESLTRGAPGPRATVNLVDTVRAVVAETQREHPAATLTVTTPEAAYVESAGHLQAAVENVVENAVEHNDADEPRVDVTVEVDEANQTVDLSVVDDGPGFPEQERTVFERGTETDLHHSDGLGLWVVRWIVDDADGRLQIENKADRGAVVTVRLPLARADGETESERGTNGADAPQSSRNAAGAAVGPDGAAVVGGDDTSK
- a CDS encoding cyclase family protein — translated: MWDLTHPIESGMQTFPGDPPVAVTSAATVDEDGYAVRTVELGSHTGTHVDAPAHVVADGRTLDEYEPSAFVFDAAVVDCRDLGARAAIPPDRVPTDDALDCVVFHTGWDDHWGTDAYRDHPSVSPAAAEVCVERGLAVATDTLNPDPTPSPAAGPDEPDGVPVHETVLGAGLLVIENLTGLESVPDRFRLSAQPLALGGDGAPVRAVGRVP
- a CDS encoding dual specificity protein phosphatase family protein, giving the protein MTPIRDELYVGDIQHAARHENYERAGIDTVLSLAHADPDRPYPESVRVERVPLLDGPQNDLADTRHAVETLRDRLTAGETVFVHCSAGASRSVGVAAAGLALREGTETTVRDALDEIADRHPQSHPHPAIVDHVERAVADLRSE
- a CDS encoding M48 family metallopeptidase, producing the protein MSELSSRRRYGLWVRVVVATLVVALLGVALVAAEATLIGVVAYAVLRVGGGALGVLGADPTAALVGAAVGCGGLLWVVGAVHRTAERADEGFAFAPRLLAYAYVSLFGASVWVVWYGFQQFGVPRWAQVLSGLLLIASFYPAMGYMASRAGFETDLEAQTDSEAYPWREDADESPPESGYGAVGSLLAAADTSGGRLRTLVGVVVVLPQWVAVGTRERLRGAGARVAAGASELRTTAAEWIGFGRRVVAVGTEPLRASYRRVGVVGPVAVVAVLVGGVATLWLAARRGDPTRLYRPTAAVLAVVATTAHVAGDLRSELIESSVLVDLEERLGTATVESNRNDGNAPEGSAPTAVVGTGEGSDAVATLDRRLTRLAGQASIPTPDLQVLDTRSPVAAAVGYRVSDATVVVSTGLVEALDERELDAVLAHEVAHVANRDTAVLTALSFPRVAARRVFRRYTLNPLFVVFALVAGTTSRLCVAVVARAREHAADDGGIAITGDPAALASALATLDETVGHRAAEDLRSAAAFSVVPPAWEDHRFFDRTRRLIQRGLFGTHPDTSERIERLRERTRELERSG
- a CDS encoding mechanosensitive ion channel family protein — translated: MVLDRGRTELPSTRRIVGTGAVVATGLVCWYAGSVISTTGVPGVVGVETDLAEIVARVVYTVATLLVATAVVRAADDSSIVLEDRAVFTPHQTEVAYRAAQVAAFGGATALVVVGVWGVSLTNVLLGAGVTSVVVALAARQTLSSVFAGLTLISTDVFRVGDWVKIDSRFGKIEQISLFNTTMESPRGETHVIPNDEVITRDITNLGKGRYRNDVLVGVAYETDIDHATGVCDEVLKELTDDDETNIDGYQPTTVKDFDDSQITLAVKMWVDEPKPMAINRAQTAVLAGIQDRFAEEDITIPFPQRTVVERDATA
- a CDS encoding class I SAM-dependent methyltransferase: MTDADQYTEAFAQFYEATHRDREVGDETFYTEAARDADGPVLEGACGTGRLYLELLRAGVDADGFDVSPAMLDILRETAADEGLDPSVWQGDLRSPGADRTYELVFVPYNSFAALTTVEDQLTGLRALYDLLEPGGRLLFDAFVPRYEVIADSFGEWQPVREVTYDGETLRGRTKTTVESEVAQTYRGERQLLSTDDEVVATESYVSAHLPPQQVELLARRSPFETWTSYGGFDGEPLEDGASVQVWELEREG